One stretch of Lagenorhynchus albirostris chromosome 13, mLagAlb1.1, whole genome shotgun sequence DNA includes these proteins:
- the IL1B gene encoding interleukin-1 beta produces the protein MATVPEPTNEVMAYYSDENDLLFEADDPKQMKCCVQHLDLSSTGDESIHLQISHQLYNKSFRHVVSVIVAVEKLQKIPCSQTFQDDGLRSIFSLIFEEEPVIFETYDDDLLCDAAVQSLTCKLQDRDQKSLVLASPCVLKALHLLARDMNREVVFCMSFVQGDESNDKIPVALGLKEKNLYLSCVMKGDRPILQLEEVDPKTYPKWKMEKRFVFNKTEIKNSVEFESALYPNWYISTSQAEEKPIFLGRSKGGHDITDFTMEIISP, from the exons ATGGCAACGGTACCTGAACCCACCAACGAAGTGATGGCTTACTACAG TGACGAGAATGACCTGTTATTTGAGGCTGACGACCCCAAACAGATGAAG TGCTGCGTCCAACACCTGGACCTCAGCTCCACGGGAGATGAGAGCATCCACCTGCAAATCTCccaccagctctacaacaaaagctTCAGGCATGTGGTGTCGGTCATCGTGGCTGTGGAGAAGCTGCAGAAGATCCCCTGCTCACAGACCTTCCAGGATGATGGCCTGAGGAGCATCTTTTCACTCATCTTTGAAGAAG AGCCTGTCATCTTTGAAACGTACGACGATGATCTTCTGTGTGACGCGGCTGTGCAGTCGCTGACCTGCAAACTCCAGGACAGAGACCAAAAATCCCTGGTGCTGGCTAGCCCGTGTGTGCTGAAGGCTCTCCACCTCCTCGCACGGGATATGAACCGAGAAG tgGTTTTCTGCATGAGCTTCGTGCAAGGAGATGAAAGTAACGACAAGATACCTGTGGCCTTAGGCCTCAAGGAAAAGAATCTATACCTGTCTTGTGTGATGAAAGGCGATAGGCCCATCCTGCAGCTGGAG GAGGTAGACCCCAAAACTTACCCAAAGTGGAAGATGGAAAAGCGATTTGTCTTCAACAAGACAGAAATCAAGAATAGCGTCGAATTTGAATCTGCCCTGTACCCCAACTGGTACATCAGCACCTCTCAAGCAGAAGAAAAGCCCATCTTCCTAGGACGTTCCAAAGGCGGCCATGATATAACTGACTTCACCATGGAAATCATCTCTCCCTAA